One region of Microbacterium sufflavum genomic DNA includes:
- the manA gene encoding mannose-6-phosphate isomerase, class I, which produces MLLALTNAPRDYAWGSETLLADLEGRTPTGAPEAEVWFGDHPGDPAEVVGDGTLDRVTGGTLPYLLKLLAAGSPLSIQVHPTIEQAKAGWAKESARPLDDPERNYRDDNHKPELIVALSERFESLSGLRPVAESLRLLDTLAPGPGVSRLRELLQQESDPLGSAIGWLLGGDAQAEVDEITAAVIAAAAGEAGEWTETVRAVAGIAGHYPGDPGVVVALLMNHVVLRRGEGVFLRAGLLHAYLSGLGVEIMAASDNVLRGGLTPKRIDVAELLHILDTTTGEVPVLRPQDGQAITEYPVPVPDFALRRVALDGEPVTLAVDGPTMVLATSGAVRVATATGEELTAAVGTAVFADAEERTLTLGGAGEAFVATPGR; this is translated from the coding sequence ATGCTGCTCGCGCTCACGAACGCCCCCCGCGACTACGCCTGGGGATCCGAGACCCTGCTGGCCGATCTGGAGGGGCGCACCCCGACGGGCGCACCGGAGGCCGAGGTGTGGTTCGGCGACCACCCCGGCGACCCGGCGGAGGTCGTGGGCGACGGCACGCTCGACCGCGTCACGGGCGGCACCCTGCCCTACCTGCTGAAGCTGCTCGCAGCCGGGAGCCCGCTGTCGATCCAGGTGCATCCGACGATCGAGCAGGCGAAGGCCGGGTGGGCGAAGGAGAGCGCACGGCCCCTCGACGACCCCGAGCGCAACTACCGGGACGACAACCACAAGCCCGAGCTCATCGTCGCGCTGAGCGAGCGCTTCGAGTCGCTGAGCGGACTGCGCCCCGTCGCCGAGTCGCTCCGGCTCCTCGACACGCTCGCGCCGGGACCGGGGGTTTCCCGGCTCCGGGAGCTCCTCCAGCAGGAGTCCGACCCGCTGGGCTCCGCGATCGGCTGGCTGCTCGGCGGCGACGCCCAGGCGGAGGTCGACGAGATCACGGCCGCCGTGATCGCCGCGGCCGCGGGCGAGGCGGGGGAGTGGACCGAGACGGTGCGGGCGGTCGCCGGCATCGCGGGGCACTACCCTGGCGACCCCGGCGTGGTGGTGGCGCTGCTGATGAACCACGTCGTGCTGCGCCGCGGTGAGGGCGTGTTCCTGCGGGCCGGGCTGCTGCACGCCTATCTCTCCGGTCTCGGTGTGGAGATCATGGCGGCGAGCGACAACGTGCTGCGCGGCGGACTGACCCCGAAGCGCATCGACGTCGCCGAGCTGCTGCACATCCTCGACACGACGACGGGCGAGGTGCCGGTGCTGCGTCCGCAGGACGGCCAGGCGATCACCGAGTACCCGGTGCCCGTGCCGGACTTCGCGCTGCGGCGGGTCGCGCTGGACGGCGAGCCGGTGACGCTCGCGGTGGACGGCCCGACGATGGTGCTCGCGACCTCGGGTGCGGTGCGGGTGGCCACGGCGACGGGGGAGGAGCTCACGGCGGCGGTCGGCACGGCGGTGTTCGCGGACGCCGAGGAGCGCACGCTCACCCTCGGTGGTGCGGGCGAGGCGTTCGTGGCGACGCCCGGGCGCTGA
- a CDS encoding WhiB family transcriptional regulator, which produces MTGYRSDVPENWFVDPVNLGVPGVRRSDPDDDNALAWQSDALCSQTDPEAFFPEKGGSTRDAKRICTACDVRGECLEYALSNDERFGIWGGLSERERRKLKRRAS; this is translated from the coding sequence ATGACGGGTTACCGTTCCGATGTGCCGGAGAACTGGTTCGTCGATCCGGTCAACCTCGGTGTTCCCGGGGTTCGCCGGTCCGACCCGGACGACGACAACGCCCTCGCCTGGCAGAGCGACGCGCTCTGCTCGCAGACCGACCCGGAGGCCTTCTTCCCCGAGAAGGGCGGCTCGACGCGAGACGCCAAGCGCATCTGCACCGCGTGCGACGTCCGTGGCGAATGCCTCGAGTACGCGCTGAGCAACGACGAGCGCTTCGGCATCTGGGGCGGTCTCTCCGAGCGCGAGCGCCGCAAGCTCAAGCGCCGCGCCAGCTGA
- a CDS encoding glycosyltransferase, giving the protein MPARVHAIIVARPGPSARAQLLRTLDAVRSQTLAPDAVTLVLCGDAATARESEAVANTVEGIIEARPSTSFAEAIDLARPRVPEGSAIWLLAQDTAPHPRALERLVGTLERSPSAAIVAPKVVATDNDREIVSLGVSMTALGRSVELAAGELDQGQHDRMDDALGADIRGLLIRGEVRDALRPDPALAGADEGLDLGVRARLGGGRVVLAPSARVSAAPDGPAALPSGRSRRAYVTRLAQLHRRLAYAPLPAVPLHWLSLLPLALWRSITHLIGKRPEAVLPEWGAALAAMLRFGAVARSRARIRAFRTSSWASIAPLRVTSAQLRRRLDDGHGSEHGAVSELRFFSGGGAWVVLAALVVGIASFTTLLAWPAIGGGGLLPLRQTVAALWGDAAWGTRGLGVDVVGPADPFAAVVAVLGSLWPAGPSFTLVLLWILALPLAVLGGWFAATRVTDRAGLRIFAGIAWALAPTFLTALVDGRPAAVLAHLLLPWLFHSAVVAHRSWGAAGSASLLLAAVLACAPSLAPALALLWLVTLGIVIGTAQFRGAGRLLWLPLPTAVLFGPLISWQLLHGTPLALLADPGLTWAAPQAGADAVGRLAIALGFPTTDLAGWATVAPGGLGTWAALLCAPLALLALASAVSPRWRAGITLLVVAVAGVATAFLAVGVSVSFAQGTPVPIWPGTGLSLAWIGVLGAATVTLDTALPLPRLRTVATTVTAAALLVCALPALTAFHTDRSVLTNGPESTLPAYVAAQAAGDRAISTLILTPQNDGGLAVEVVRGASETLGAQTTMLSTAVEPQGTDTGTLAVDLISARDFDAPAELAAEGISYVLIAQVAGEGDRARALRTASIAAIDQRPGLVHAGTTERGVLWRLEGEAAAPASLTAAQEGTARLVITLQLLVVLAALLLSIPTRASRRAARAQSRIVGRAPEEPMVLPRHAEDLPAAVVEDPPVGAVEDPQDEPALTDEALAPIAEPVPEAEVEPADAAESDDDTPAPQPEEERR; this is encoded by the coding sequence ATGCCAGCCCGAGTTCACGCCATCATCGTCGCGCGCCCCGGCCCCTCGGCCCGCGCGCAGCTGCTCCGCACACTCGACGCCGTGCGATCCCAGACGCTCGCCCCCGACGCCGTCACGCTCGTCCTGTGCGGGGATGCGGCGACCGCTCGCGAGAGCGAAGCCGTCGCGAACACGGTGGAGGGCATCATCGAGGCGCGGCCGTCGACCTCGTTCGCGGAGGCGATCGATCTCGCCAGGCCTCGGGTGCCGGAGGGGTCTGCGATCTGGCTGCTGGCCCAGGACACCGCCCCCCACCCGCGGGCGCTCGAACGACTCGTCGGCACGCTGGAGCGCTCGCCGTCCGCCGCGATCGTCGCCCCCAAGGTCGTGGCCACCGACAACGACCGGGAGATCGTGTCACTCGGTGTGAGCATGACCGCGCTCGGCCGATCGGTCGAGCTCGCCGCCGGGGAGCTCGACCAGGGCCAGCACGACCGCATGGACGATGCGCTCGGCGCCGACATCCGCGGCCTGCTGATCCGCGGGGAGGTGCGCGACGCGCTGCGGCCCGACCCGGCACTCGCGGGCGCCGACGAAGGACTCGACCTCGGGGTGCGCGCGCGCCTGGGCGGCGGGCGCGTCGTGCTCGCGCCGAGCGCCCGGGTCTCCGCCGCGCCGGACGGCCCCGCCGCCCTGCCCTCCGGGCGCTCCCGCCGCGCGTACGTCACGCGCCTCGCGCAGCTGCACCGCCGTCTGGCCTATGCGCCCCTTCCGGCCGTGCCGCTGCACTGGCTGTCTCTGCTGCCGCTCGCGCTGTGGCGGTCGATCACGCACCTGATCGGCAAGCGACCCGAGGCCGTGCTGCCCGAGTGGGGCGCCGCGCTGGCCGCGATGCTGCGATTCGGGGCCGTCGCCCGCTCGCGCGCACGCATCCGGGCCTTCCGCACGTCCTCCTGGGCCAGCATCGCCCCGCTCCGGGTGACCTCGGCGCAACTGCGCCGACGGCTCGACGACGGGCACGGCAGCGAGCACGGCGCGGTGAGCGAGCTGCGCTTCTTCTCCGGCGGCGGCGCATGGGTCGTGCTGGCCGCCCTGGTCGTGGGCATCGCCTCCTTCACCACGCTGCTCGCCTGGCCGGCCATCGGGGGCGGTGGCCTGCTGCCGCTGCGCCAGACCGTCGCGGCGCTGTGGGGCGACGCGGCCTGGGGCACCCGCGGACTGGGCGTCGACGTGGTCGGCCCCGCCGATCCCTTCGCCGCCGTGGTCGCGGTGCTCGGCTCGCTGTGGCCGGCCGGCCCCTCGTTCACCCTCGTGCTGCTGTGGATCCTGGCGCTGCCCCTGGCGGTGCTCGGCGGGTGGTTCGCCGCGACCCGTGTGACTGATCGCGCCGGACTGCGGATCTTCGCCGGGATCGCCTGGGCGCTGGCACCCACGTTCCTCACCGCGCTCGTCGACGGCCGCCCCGCCGCGGTGCTCGCCCACCTCCTGCTGCCGTGGCTGTTCCACTCCGCGGTCGTCGCGCACCGCTCGTGGGGTGCCGCGGGCAGCGCCTCGCTGCTGCTGGCCGCGGTGCTCGCCTGTGCGCCCTCGCTCGCCCCCGCGCTCGCTCTGCTGTGGCTCGTGACGCTGGGCATCGTGATCGGCACGGCCCAGTTCCGCGGCGCCGGTCGTCTGCTGTGGCTCCCGCTGCCCACGGCCGTGCTGTTCGGGCCGTTGATCTCCTGGCAGCTTCTGCACGGCACGCCCCTGGCACTGCTCGCCGACCCGGGACTCACGTGGGCGGCACCGCAGGCCGGAGCAGACGCGGTCGGCCGCCTCGCGATCGCCCTCGGCTTCCCGACGACCGACCTCGCGGGCTGGGCGACCGTCGCGCCCGGCGGTCTCGGCACGTGGGCGGCCCTCCTGTGCGCACCGCTCGCGCTGCTCGCCCTCGCCTCGGCCGTCTCACCGCGGTGGCGCGCGGGCATCACGCTGCTGGTGGTCGCCGTCGCCGGTGTCGCGACGGCCTTCCTCGCGGTCGGCGTCAGCGTCTCGTTCGCGCAGGGCACCCCCGTGCCGATCTGGCCGGGCACGGGGCTCAGCCTCGCGTGGATCGGAGTGCTCGGCGCGGCGACCGTCACGCTCGACACGGCGCTCCCGCTGCCGCGGCTGCGCACCGTGGCGACCACCGTCACGGCGGCCGCGCTCCTGGTGTGTGCCCTGCCCGCCCTCACCGCGTTCCACACCGATCGATCCGTGCTCACCAACGGGCCGGAGTCGACGCTGCCCGCCTACGTGGCCGCGCAGGCGGCGGGCGACCGCGCGATCTCGACGCTCATCCTCACCCCGCAGAACGACGGCGGACTCGCGGTCGAGGTGGTCCGCGGAGCCAGCGAGACCCTCGGGGCCCAGACCACCATGCTCTCGACCGCCGTCGAGCCCCAGGGCACCGACACCGGCACGCTCGCGGTCGACCTGATCTCCGCCCGCGACTTCGATGCACCGGCCGAACTCGCCGCGGAGGGCATCAGCTACGTGCTGATCGCCCAGGTCGCGGGCGAGGGCGACCGGGCCCGTGCGCTGCGCACGGCCTCGATCGCCGCGATCGACCAGCGCCCGGGTCTCGTCCACGCGGGCACCACCGAGCGCGGAGTGCTGTGGCGGCTCGAGGGCGAGGCCGCGGCACCGGCGTCGCTCACCGCGGCGCAGGAGGGCACGGCGCGGCTCGTGATCACCCTGCAGCTGCTCGTGGTGCTGGCCGCGCTGCTGCTGTCCATCCCGACCAGGGCGTCGCGGCGTGCCGCCAGGGCGCAGTCGCGCATCGTCGGGCGGGCGCCGGAGGAGCCGATGGTGCTGCCGCGCCACGCCGAAGATCTCCCGGCCGCGGTCGTGGAGGACCCGCCCGTCGGCGCGGTCGAGGATCCGCAGGACGAACCGGCTCTGACGGACGAGGCCTTGGCGCCCATCGCCGAACCGGTTCCCGAGGCCGAGGTCGAGCCCGCGGACGCCGCGGAATCGGACGACGACACCCCCGCACCGCAGCCCGAGGAGGAGCGCCGATGA
- a CDS encoding DUF5719 family protein — protein MSGNRAFRVAATSARVVTGVAVAAACVIGVVAAVHAPWPTVAHEPAQEQVTPLPGDSVLVCNGDFRALGRDSSAPLDMTAAAAPTLTTGGTSGDPASSGVATPDLADGDEVAVLTGAVEGRTAPLIAGAESFTLAADDLAGFAATPCTVPRLESWLVGGAVGTGTEDIVILTNAAEVPSTVTLTVYGETRGGRTVIIPARTQTALPLTSIAAGNEAPVVKVSAVGAPVRAVLQSSLVRVLDPAGIDLQEAVAGAQQNVVITGVQTFTSDGDEADMTVLRLLAPGADAMAKVTVHSEGSSPTTDEFSVPLDPDVPAQVALSGLEPGRYTVEIEAEAPVVAAVRQQDGFGRDTDFAWVTPAAQLDDQAAVAVPAGPAPRLQLANTGDEDATVTVERIDGGQPQEVSVPAGQTRGIDVTARTTYLLRTTGPVHAAVTLTAAGALGVLPVPPSPGVEKSITVYP, from the coding sequence ATGAGCGGCAACCGCGCATTCCGGGTCGCCGCGACCAGCGCCCGCGTCGTGACGGGCGTGGCCGTGGCCGCCGCCTGCGTGATCGGGGTCGTCGCGGCCGTGCACGCGCCCTGGCCCACCGTGGCGCACGAGCCCGCGCAGGAGCAGGTCACTCCGCTCCCCGGCGACAGCGTGCTGGTCTGCAACGGCGACTTCCGGGCGCTCGGACGCGACTCGTCCGCACCGCTCGACATGACAGCGGCCGCAGCCCCCACGCTCACCACCGGCGGCACGTCGGGAGACCCGGCCTCGTCGGGAGTGGCGACGCCCGACCTCGCCGACGGCGACGAGGTCGCCGTGCTCACCGGTGCCGTGGAGGGCCGCACGGCTCCGCTCATCGCGGGCGCCGAGTCGTTCACCCTCGCCGCGGACGACCTGGCGGGCTTCGCGGCCACCCCGTGCACGGTGCCGCGCCTGGAGTCCTGGCTCGTCGGCGGTGCGGTGGGCACCGGCACCGAGGACATCGTCATCCTCACCAACGCGGCCGAGGTGCCGTCCACCGTCACCCTCACCGTGTACGGTGAGACGCGCGGCGGCCGCACCGTCATCATCCCGGCGCGCACGCAGACCGCTCTTCCGCTGACCTCGATCGCCGCCGGCAACGAGGCGCCGGTCGTCAAGGTGAGCGCGGTCGGGGCTCCGGTGCGCGCCGTCCTGCAGTCGTCGCTCGTGCGCGTGCTCGACCCCGCCGGCATCGACCTGCAGGAGGCCGTGGCCGGCGCGCAGCAGAACGTGGTCATCACGGGGGTCCAGACGTTCACGTCCGACGGCGACGAGGCCGACATGACCGTGCTGCGGTTGCTGGCACCCGGCGCCGACGCCATGGCGAAGGTCACGGTGCACAGCGAGGGCTCCTCGCCGACGACGGACGAGTTCTCCGTCCCGCTCGACCCCGACGTCCCCGCGCAGGTCGCGCTCAGCGGGCTCGAGCCGGGACGCTACACCGTGGAGATCGAGGCGGAGGCCCCGGTCGTCGCCGCCGTCCGCCAGCAGGACGGCTTCGGACGCGACACCGACTTCGCGTGGGTGACTCCGGCCGCCCAGCTCGACGACCAGGCCGCGGTCGCCGTGCCCGCCGGTCCCGCCCCGCGGCTGCAGCTCGCCAACACGGGCGACGAGGACGCGACCGTCACGGTCGAGCGGATCGACGGCGGTCAGCCGCAGGAGGTGTCGGTGCCGGCGGGGCAGACCCGCGGTATCGACGTGACCGCGCGGACGACCTATCTGCTGCGCACCACCGGACCCGTGCACGCCGCGGTGACCCTGACCGCGGCCGGTGCGCTCGGCGTGCTGCCGGTGCCGCCGTCGCCCGGCGTGGAGAAGTCGATCACGGTCTACCCCTGA
- a CDS encoding DUF3499 family protein, whose product MDGRLCSKVGCAREAVATLTYDYGDQMAALGPLGTANDPQAHDLCAPHADRLSVPAGWLVIRHEALRA is encoded by the coding sequence ATGGACGGACGACTCTGCTCGAAGGTCGGCTGCGCGCGTGAGGCCGTGGCCACCCTCACCTACGACTACGGCGACCAGATGGCCGCTCTCGGACCGCTCGGAACGGCGAACGACCCGCAGGCGCACGACCTGTGCGCCCCGCACGCCGACCGGCTCTCGGTGCCGGCGGGCTGGCTCGTGATCCGCCACGAGGCCCTGCGCGCCTGA